Proteins from a genomic interval of Niabella soli DSM 19437:
- a CDS encoding efflux RND transporter permease subunit: MWKRIGSFILKNRVILLIILAVATGIAGYWASKVGLSYEFSKAIPTNNPVNIAYQEFKKKYGEDGNMLVVGIQTDQLFSEKIFNRYQQLQANLKKVPGVEDIISVPNAIALVKDVASQKLTVHKIFPSGALTQAQIDSGAGAFQNFPFYQGFLYNPATHAYLMGLRMNKQVINSGARDAAIAAVKKEVAAFTAATGIDVKLSGLPYIRTVLAARIAHEMRYFLIASIVLSAVILLLFFRSFSSMLLSLSVVIIGVLFSMATMHLFGYSITLLTALIPPLIVVIGIPNCIYFLNKFHTSWSELTENLSDATIRANNKTLKMQALEHMVSKMGVVTLFCNLAAAVGFAVFALTKSEILQEFGAVAGINIMLLFFISLLLIPAVLSFLPAPKTRHTKYLHNARLNRWLDRLEKWSIHNRKTIYAATVIILVVATMGIFRLQSNAHMVDDVPQNDKIYTDLKFFERNFKGVMPLEILVDTRKKFGVTRNFNNLVKIDSLAQYLASQPEIARPLSITEGLKFAKQAFYEGDSTNYSMPSEFDLPGLAEYLNMNNSPATGGKTGSTFTKLLSSFMDSSRQEARISVNMADVGSHKLPGLMDGIKKRISELFPPDKYKVTLTGTTITFLEGGQFIINGLKESILWAFLLIALCMLYLFKSVRILFCSLIPNIIPLAITAGVMGWAGIPLKPSTVLIFSVALGIAIDITIRFLVNYKQELPNHQNQIEATVVQTIHSTGISILYTSMVLIAGFIIFCFSNFGGTQALGWLTSLTLITATFTNLILLPALLISFSKKQQGKR, encoded by the coding sequence ATGTGGAAGCGTATCGGCAGTTTTATTCTTAAAAACCGCGTCATTCTTTTAATAATACTGGCAGTTGCAACCGGAATAGCAGGATATTGGGCCAGTAAAGTCGGTTTAAGCTATGAGTTCTCAAAAGCCATACCCACCAATAACCCCGTAAATATTGCCTACCAGGAATTTAAAAAGAAGTATGGCGAAGATGGTAATATGCTGGTAGTGGGCATTCAGACCGACCAGCTTTTTTCAGAAAAAATATTCAACCGGTATCAGCAGTTACAGGCGAACTTAAAAAAAGTACCGGGGGTGGAAGATATCATCAGCGTGCCCAATGCCATAGCGCTGGTAAAAGATGTTGCATCACAAAAACTAACGGTTCACAAAATATTCCCCTCCGGGGCACTCACCCAGGCGCAAATCGATTCCGGAGCCGGCGCCTTTCAGAATTTTCCATTTTACCAGGGATTTCTTTACAACCCGGCAACACATGCCTACCTGATGGGGTTGCGCATGAACAAGCAGGTTATCAACTCCGGTGCCCGTGACGCTGCAATTGCGGCGGTAAAAAAAGAAGTAGCTGCCTTCACTGCAGCCACCGGCATTGATGTGAAACTAAGCGGCCTGCCTTATATACGCACCGTCCTGGCCGCCCGTATCGCGCATGAAATGCGCTATTTCTTAATTGCGTCCATCGTGCTTTCTGCTGTCATCCTCCTCTTGTTCTTCCGTTCCTTCAGCTCCATGCTGTTATCACTTTCCGTGGTGATCATAGGAGTGCTATTCAGCATGGCCACCATGCATTTATTTGGATACAGTATTACCTTATTAACCGCACTGATACCACCACTCATTGTGGTCATCGGCATTCCTAACTGTATTTATTTCCTTAATAAATTTCATACCAGTTGGAGCGAGTTAACAGAAAACCTGTCGGATGCAACCATCCGGGCTAATAATAAAACGCTTAAAATGCAGGCGCTGGAGCATATGGTGAGCAAAATGGGGGTGGTTACCTTATTCTGTAACCTGGCCGCTGCCGTGGGTTTTGCCGTATTTGCGCTCACCAAAAGCGAGATCTTACAGGAATTTGGCGCCGTTGCCGGGATCAATATCATGCTGCTCTTTTTTATCTCCTTATTGCTGATCCCCGCAGTGCTCAGCTTTCTTCCCGCACCCAAAACCAGGCATACAAAATATTTACACAACGCCCGTCTAAACCGGTGGCTGGACCGGCTGGAAAAATGGTCCATTCACAACCGCAAAACCATATATGCTGCAACGGTAATCATTCTGGTCGTTGCCACTATGGGCATTTTCAGATTGCAAAGCAATGCGCATATGGTGGATGATGTACCGCAAAACGATAAAATTTACACAGACCTGAAATTCTTCGAGCGGAATTTTAAAGGAGTGATGCCGCTGGAGATCCTGGTAGATACCCGCAAAAAATTTGGCGTTACCCGTAATTTTAATAATCTGGTTAAAATTGATTCTTTAGCGCAATACCTGGCGTCACAGCCCGAAATAGCACGTCCCTTAAGCATTACAGAGGGTCTGAAATTTGCAAAACAGGCTTTTTATGAAGGCGATAGCACCAATTATTCAATGCCATCGGAATTTGACCTCCCCGGATTGGCCGAATACCTCAATATGAATAATAGTCCCGCTACAGGCGGCAAAACCGGTTCTACTTTCACAAAACTATTGTCCAGCTTTATGGATAGCAGCCGCCAGGAAGCCCGCATCAGTGTAAACATGGCAGACGTGGGATCGCACAAACTTCCGGGACTTATGGACGGTATAAAAAAACGGATCAGCGAATTGTTCCCGCCGGATAAATACAAAGTAACCCTCACCGGCACCACCATTACCTTCCTTGAAGGAGGACAATTTATTATCAATGGATTAAAGGAAAGTATTCTTTGGGCCTTCCTGCTGATCGCATTGTGTATGCTTTACCTGTTTAAATCAGTCCGTATCCTGTTCTGTTCGCTGATCCCGAATATCATTCCATTGGCGATTACCGCCGGTGTTATGGGATGGGCGGGCATTCCGCTAAAACCCAGTACGGTCCTTATTTTCAGCGTTGCCTTAGGTATTGCCATCGATATTACCATCCGCTTTTTGGTAAACTACAAACAGGAATTGCCCAATCATCAAAACCAGATAGAAGCCACCGTGGTGCAAACCATTCATAGCACCGGTATTAGTATTTTGTATACCTCTATGGTGTTGATAGCCGGGTTCATTATCTTTTGCTTCAGCAATTTTGGTGGTACCCAGGCCCTGGGCTGGTTAACCTCATTAACATTGATCACCGCCACTTTTACCAATCTGATTTTGCTGCCGGCACTGCTGATCAGCTTCTCAAAAAAGCAGCAGGGGAAGCGGTAA
- the recO gene encoding DNA repair protein RecO, with protein sequence MTDLLHKTKGLVLKTVKYGETSVIVSVYTELFGLQSYLVNGVRTVSKKGNTKANFFQPAALLDLVVYYNEFKQLNRIKEYKWVAVHAHLFTDVLKNGVALYMTELLTNCLKEPENNPDLFAFIEDSWNHLNDCSDAVMANFPVFFAVHLTNFFGFMPRHRQEAGEQADALFDLRDGVFTIALPAHPFYLEARYAQVVAELLRVRRPEELVEIQINASVRGHILAAMEQYYSLHIPDFGRLKSLPVLREILR encoded by the coding sequence TTGACAGATCTGTTGCATAAAACAAAAGGGCTTGTGCTGAAAACGGTTAAATACGGGGAAACCAGTGTGATCGTTTCGGTTTATACCGAGCTTTTTGGCTTGCAATCGTATCTGGTTAATGGCGTTCGTACCGTTTCAAAAAAGGGAAATACAAAGGCCAATTTTTTTCAGCCTGCGGCATTGCTGGACCTGGTGGTTTATTATAACGAGTTTAAACAACTGAACCGTATTAAAGAATATAAATGGGTGGCCGTTCATGCCCACCTGTTTACTGATGTATTAAAGAATGGCGTAGCCTTATACATGACGGAGTTGCTGACGAATTGCCTGAAAGAGCCTGAAAACAATCCCGATCTTTTTGCTTTTATTGAAGATAGCTGGAATCACTTAAACGATTGTTCTGATGCAGTTATGGCTAATTTTCCCGTGTTCTTTGCCGTGCACCTGACGAACTTTTTTGGGTTTATGCCAAGGCACCGGCAGGAGGCAGGGGAACAGGCTGACGCATTGTTTGACCTCCGGGATGGCGTTTTTACAATCGCTTTGCCGGCGCATCCGTTTTACCTGGAAGCCCGCTATGCGCAGGTGGTAGCCGAACTACTGCGGGTGCGACGACCGGAAGAACTGGTAGAAATACAAATAAACGCGTCTGTGCGCGGGCATATACTGGCGGCGATGGAACAGTATTATTCCCTGCATATACCGGATTTTGGGCGATTGAAATCGTTGCCGGTGCTGAGGGAGATCCTGCGGTAG